From the Mesoaciditoga lauensis cd-1655R = DSM 25116 genome, the window CTCTGAAATCAAAACCGTATTGGTTCTTAGCGGGATCGGTGATTTTAACACAGTCGTTGTAAAGTTCTTTCATCGTTGCCGGCGGTTGGGTAATACCGTATTTGGCAAGAATATCTGGCCTGTAAAAGAGTGCTTTTGCGTAAACGCCATTTGGTATTATGTACGCTTTACCTCCTGTTACCCTGACGGCATTCAAAAGGCCAGGAATCAAATCTTTTGCACCTTCCCACTTAGCTATGTAAGGTTCGAGATTTTCCATCTTTCCAAGTTTTACAACTCCTTCAAGAGACCAGTCTCCAACCTCAACTATATCAAGTGGTTGATTCGTACTCAGCATGAGATATATTTTCTGATAAGCACTTTCGTAAGGAGGAGATATCAAATTTATATGCACATTTGGATGTAAAGCTTCGAATTCGTTTATTATCGTCTCCAAAATGTGAGTTCTTTGAGGGCTGGTAAAAACCTGAATCATGTTAAGCGTTACCGGTTTAGCTGCGAAACTCACTACCAACAGCAAAATCAACAAAACAGACAGCATTACCAAAATTTTCCCCTTCATAAACACCACCTCCAATCTTTGATAAAGATATTTTAACATGTTTTAAACCTTACTGTCCATTTACCTTTCTTCTTTAACTATGTATCAAGTTTAAGAAAACAATCAATTTCTCGATTTTCCTTGTTTTTCATTAACTACCATGATTTACGACTCGCTTTCCACCATTTACTTTTCACAATTCAATCCATTGACATTGACTGATTTTAATGCTAAAATAAAGTAGATGAAAATGGTAGAGATTAGGAGGAAAAGAGATGTTACCTTACAAAAAGAGCACCAAATTTTCAGAGGTTTTAAAGGATTATCCTGGGGCTCCTGAATATTTGATGAGCAAAAATCCAAAATTTAAAATTCTAAAGAATGCCATAGTTGTTCAACTAATGGCACCAAAGATAACACTTGGGAAAATGGCAAAAAAACACGGCATGACCTTTGAAGAATTAATCTCCCTGCTCGAAGAGGGCGTTAAAAATGGAGAAATCGGAAGTGGCGAAAAGTTCAAGAAAAGAATCACTGAAGCCAATAACATCAAAGAGCAGATTAAAGGCCTCATGAAAGCACTTTTCGAAGAAGGTGAAGATGTAGAAGAGATAAAAGAAAAATTCAAAGAAATCGTGAGCAAAGCAAATCCGGTGATAATTGCCATTGCCGAGGCAGAATTAACGAGAGAGGGATATTCAATTCAAGATTTGATAAAAGCTTGCGACGTGCATCTTGAACTTTTCAAGGATCAACTCATGAACTCAAGAAGAAAAATTCCCAAAACGCATCCTCTGTGGAGGTTTATAAAAGATCACGATGCCATGATGTTTTGGTTCGAGCAAGGACTACAAATATCAAGGGAGCTGCAAAAAAGAGAAGGCTATGATGATGCAAAAGACCTGGTATTAAAGCTGAACGAGATAATGAAAAATTTGCGTGCTTCAGAAAATCATGACGTTCGCCAAGAAAATACACTCTTCCCAGTTTTGGAAAAGTACGGCGTTGAGGAACCACCTGCTATAATGTGGGATGAACACTCCAAAATGAAAGATAGAAGAAAGTACATAGAAGATCTCTTAAAAGAAATTCCAAACGTTCCATATGACGAATTTGTGGACAAACTTCAAGGAGCTTTTACATACCTGGTAGAAGTATTCGTGAAACATACCCAAAAAGAACAAGAAATACTTTACAACGTGGCACTAGATATTTTAAGTGAAAAAGATTGGGAAGATATTCAGCGCGAGTCAGATAGGCTCGGATATTTCGATTTGCCAAAGGAGGTCTTGAACGATGAATGAACCAGACAGAATAGACACACAGGAGCTTTTTGAAGATCTGGATACGGAGACGCTTCTCTACATCCTCGACAACATACCATTAGACATAACGTTCGTGAACAAGGATGATGTCGTAACGTATTTTAACATGCCAATGGGAAAACAACATGCCTTCCCAAGGGTGGAATTGGATCTTGGTCGAAAAGTGCAAAATTGCCACCCTCCAAAAAGCGTTCACATCGTGCAAAAGATATTGGACGATTTCAAGACCAAAAAAAGAAAGTCAGCAGATTTTTGGATTCATTACCATGATAAATATTTGTACATAAGATATTTTCCGGTTTATGATAAAAATGGAGATTATTTCGGTGTTCTTGAAGTCGTCCAGGATATTTCGGAAATTCAAAAGATAAAAGGCGAAAGAATGTTGTTAGATGAGGAAAGCGAAAATTGAGTTCAAGCTCTCGCTTCTTGTGATACCTTTTGTGGTGTTCATGCACAAGATGAGCGATCATTACATCTTGTAACCACCATCTTTGTTATTTTTAGAAAAATTCAGCTCTCTGGGAATTTGTGTGGATAACATATTTCGAATAATAGCATCCTTTGACATTTTACCACCGCTTTCCAAGCGATCAATATATTTTTTTCGAAGTTCTGTCAGAACGGATTCGCTCTTTTGTCCATCTTACAATTCAAAATACGAGGCACGCTCAGACACTCGTCCGTGAGTGCTTCGCTTTCTCGGCACGTCCTGTGCCTCTCAACCTCATATTTGTGAATTTCCAGATGGAGAGCTCATATGTTCTGACAAGTACTTCGAGGGTGCTTGTTCTTTTACTTGATAACAAGGTATTTTGGAATGATTTTATTCAGAACTACAACAACAGACAGAATAGAGAATCGGCATGTTTTACCCACACTAAACTGATGAGAACCCAAAATTCTCATTTGCTCTCACTCTAACTTCTTGCTATTTACAATATTCACTGTGAGTTAATGTATAATCTTCAAGATTAAAAATAAAATTTGGAGATGATGGTCTTGAAACTAATAGAATTCTTTGGCCCTTCTAATTCTGGAAAAACGGTTGCTATAACGAAGATGGCTGAGATGTTGAAAAAACATGGCTACTCTGTGGCTACAGTTAAAAGCACACCTCATTCTCTTGATTACGAGAGCGACTCAAAAGACAGCATGAAATACCTTGAAGCAGGGTCTAATTTGTCAGTCGCCATTGGAAAAAATGGAACCATCTTTCACCTTTCAAAATCCGTAAAATTGTTTGAAATTCTGGAACATATAAACTACGATTTTGTGCTCGTAGAAGGAGAAACAGGGTTTCCAATGCCTAAAATACTTTTCTTAAAGGAAAAAGAAGGAATAGAAAGAATAGACGATTTAACAATAGCGGTGGTTGGAAACATTGAGGATGAAAATAAAAATCTTCAAGAAATCAAACCTGGCGATTACGAGACACTTTACAACATCATTCTCGCACAGGCAATGCCACCTCTTCCAGGTGACGATTGTGGACATTGCGGAAGCGACTGCACAACGATGATGATAGGCATAATAAAGGGAGAAAAAACTTACAAAAACTGTGTTAAACTTTCCAAAAAATCTGTTAACGTAGAATTTGATGGAAAAAACGTACCAATATTGCCATTTATTTCTTCTATAATCAGTGATGTTAATGCCGGCATCTTGAAAAATCTAAAAGGCATGAAGAGAGAAGGGCGCGTCAAAATAGAGTTTGATTTGAGAGACTGAAAAGATGGGAATATCTCTTGCCATACTCACCGGCGGAAATTCAAAGAGATTCGGCACTAACAAGTGTACTTTCCAATTAGGCGGAAAAACGATGATCGAGATGATGCTGGAATCCGTCTCTTTTCTGTTCGATGAGATCATATTTGCCGGTACAGATCCAAAAATAAAAGTGGGCAAAGTAGCGCCTGATCTGCATCCCAACAAAGGACCCGTCGGTGGACTGGAAAGTGCGTTAATGCGCGCGAAAAATGAATACGTCTTCCTGTTGGCATGCGATATGCCACTTGTTTCTTCTATTGTGATAAAGAAAATGATCGATAGTGTGAAGGATCAAAGTATTCTGTGTCCTTTCGTGGATAAAAAATACCAAACGACCCATGCAATATATTCAAAAAGCATATTACCCATTGTGCGAAAAGAATTAAAAAGGGATAAATCCACTCTTACTCATATAGTACTGACTGCAAGTAACGTAACTTTCTTGGACGAACGTTTTTTTCATGATGTTGAAAAATATGAACGAAGCTTCAAAAATTTCAATTCCCTAGAAGAGTTAAAAAGGCAGCTTGGAAGGGCCTCGCTTTCGTAAAGGGCCCTAAAATATGCCTCATTTTTGTGATACAATATAAATAGAAACGGGGAGCCGGTGGACCGGCTGAGAGGAGGCTGAAAGCCTCGACCCTTTGAACCTGCTCCGGGTAATGCCGGCGAAGGGAAAAATGGGCCGTTCCCCGTTTTGTTTGGGAACGGATTTTTTATTTTAATGGAGGTGGCGTTGTATGAAAAGGTTCATGGTGGTACTTTCCGTTGTGGTGTTGATAGTGGTTGGAGTTTTTGCCACGGAGACGCTCACTGTTTACACTTACGATAGCTTTATATCCGGCATGGCAAAACAGGTTGGACCTATCTTTGAAAAGATGTACAACTGCAAGGTGAATTTTCTCTCATTCGGAGATTCGGGCAGTTTGCTGTCGTGTTTGATTTTGGAAAAGTCACATTCAAGGGCAGATATCGTGATAGGTTTGTCTCAAAGTCAGCTTCCCAAAGCCCTGCAAGCCGATATATTCCTTCCATACAAGCCCACTGACGTTGCAAGCATTGTGAACAAATCTTTTTTGGTAGATAAGGAATACAGAGTTATTCCCTTTGATTACGGTGCTTTGGCCATTGATTACAACATCAAGAGTGTCAAAAATCCTCCAAAGAGCTTTAAAGAACTTCTTGAACCCCGCTTTGCGCATTCTTTGATAGTAGAAGATCCAAGGACATCGAGTACCGGTTTGGATTTCTTACTTTGGACCATAGGGGTTTACGGAGACAAATGGCAAGATTATTGGAAGGATCTTTTGAATTCAATAAAAACGGTAACCGCCGGATGGGACAGCGCCTTTGAAATGCTGGAAAAGGGCGAAGCACCAATGATGGTAAGCTTTGCAACGGATGAAGCTTACAATTATTACTATTACAAAGGCTCTAACATTGGTGTGATAATACCTTCCGAAGGGGCATACGTTATGGTTGAATACGCGGGCATATTGAAAAGGACTAGACATTTGAGTTTGGCTCATAAATTCATGGATTTTATCCTTTCAAAGGAATTTCAAAGTGCCATCCCTTTGAATCAATGGATGTATCCAGTTACGAACGTGAAGCTTCCTGAAGTTTACAAGTACGCTCCCAGGATATCAAAAGACGTTATTCTTGATCCTTCGCTTATTCAAAAGAACCTTTCAAAATGGATTGAGGAATGGAGTATGTTGGTGATAAAGTGAGAAAAAAAGATTATCTTGAGATGCTTCCCACCGCCATTTTGATGGTGGGAGCATTTTTACTTCCGCTGGCTTTGATAATAATCTACGCTTTTGAATTCAAAGGCAGGCTGAATTTTTTTTCACCGTTAAACCTTCATGTTGTGAAATTCACCTTTTATCAGGCCACACTTTCAGCGCTTTTTGCAAGTGTAATCGGATTTCCCGCCGCTTATTTAATAGGGAAGACGAACTTCAAGTTCAAAGGAACTTTTTCAGCGCTTTCAAGCATTCCTTTCGTCATGCCATCTGTTTCCATGGCTTTGGGCTTTTTCACGTTTTACGGAGCAAATGGCTTTTTAAACGAGTACTTCTTATGGCCTTTGTTTCATGTGAGATTTGAGCCTCTTTTTTCACTTTTCGGAATAATCATGGGAAATGCCTTTTACAATTTTCCTCTTGTGATGATCATCGTGGGCGGTGCGCTTGCCAGCGTGAATCCAATTTATTTAGAAGCCGCTAGGATAGACGGAGCTTCTAAGTTAAAAGGATTTTTCTACGTGGAGCTACCGATAATTTTCCCCGCCATGGTAAGTGCTTTTCTTTTGGCGTTTATTTATTGTTTTACCTCCTTTGCCGTTGTGCTCATATTGGGTGGCGCAAGATATGCCACCATAGAGGTTCAGATATACATGTATTTGAGGACGCTTTTGGATTTCAAAAATGCGGCTGCCTTAACGGTTGTACAATTATCTTTTGTCTTTTCGCTTGCTTTTGTTTTCTCGTTGTTAAAAAGAGGCTTCGGAGTTTTTTCACAAGAGATTTCTAGTTCAAAATCCAAATTCCCATTATGGGGATATTTTTACGTGATTTTCATGGGGATTTTCGTTTTCGGACCAATCTTTTCACAAGCGTTCGCTGGATTTTGGAACTTTCAAAAATCATCTTTTACCTTAGAATGGATGAAAAACCTATTTTCTGGGCAGATGGATCCTTACATAGGGAATTCCATTTTTTATGCCATCTTTTGGACGTTGATTTTTGCCGTATCAAGCTCTTTGATGGTCATGATACTCTCAAGCATTTCAAGCAGGGTTATCCAGAAGAAAAAGATGCACCTTTTGGATGCCCTTTTCACATCACCACTTGCAATATCTCCCGTGACGTTGGCGTTTGGGTACATCATCCTGGAGGGGTACGTTTACATTACTTTTCCAGTAGAGATGGTTGCCATTTACACCGTGATATCTTTCCCCATAGGTTTTCAGATTTTTTCATCTGCCTGGGAGAGATTTCCATCGTTTGTGGATGATGCAGCGTCTATTGATGGTGCAGGCTTTTGGACGAAGCTTTTTAAGATATATCTTCCCATCTTGAAGCCCCAGATGTTTTCTTCTTTTCTTTTTTCTTTCGCAATAGCGATGGGAGAAATGGGGGCCACTATGGTACTTTACGATCCAAGGTTTCCCACGATTTCCGTCAGCGCTTACAGACTTTTTTCTTCGCGCCATATTCCAGAAGCGCAAGCGCTTGGAACACTTCTTACCATATCCACTTTTATCATTTTCTACATAATTGAAAAGCCGTTTTTAACTGAAAAATAGGATTTTTTGACCATTATTGGCCGTCAACGGAATTTATTACCGTTATACTTTCATTTCCTCCATTTTTCTTTAAATTGCATACGATATTTTGTTTTTATGCCATTTATGGTGTATGATCTAAATTGTATGCATATTAAGAAGAGGTGAGAGGGATGGAAGTAAGAGATTGGATGGAAAAAGATTTTGAAAAGATTCCCGCAGATGCTTTAATTGGAAAAGCAAAGGAAATTCTGAGGTCTGAGGATGCCAATTGTGGCGTTGTGTGTGATGGTGATGAATTCGTTGGGATATTGAAAAGCGATAAGATCCTTGGAGTGGATGACGACAAACCGGTTTTGGATTTCGTTGATAAAGTCGTTTACGTCCTTGATCCTCAAGACACCCTAGATGAAGCAGCGGTATTTTTCCTGGAAGCGGATATGGAAAAGCTTCCCGTTCTTGAGGATGGAAAGATCGTTGGGGTTTTGGATCTTTTCCAAATACTCGACGCGTTCACGCAGATGGCGGGTTTCGGTGAAGGTGGCATAAGGCTTGAACTCGAACTTGAAGATGCTCCCGGGGAATTGAAGAAAGTTATAGACATCCTTTACGCTCATTCTTTGAACATATTGTCGGTGTTGGTGCACAATTCAAGGGAAGTTGGAAAGAAAATCGTTATTTTGCGTGTGATTGGTAAGAACGTGAAGGATCTTGCAAAAATTTTAGAAGTGAGTAATATAAGTTACCGTTCAATCATAAAAGAAGAAGAAGTGTGAAAAAGGAGGTAGTAGCGGTGAAAGTCGCGGTTGTTTCTTTTGAGGTTTACCCATTGGCTAAGGTTGGAGGACTTGCCGATGTTGCGGGTGCGCTTCCAAAAGCGCTTAAGAAGAAAGGAATAGATGTATCGATATTCATGCCTTTTCATAAAAAAGTGAAGGATAACGTTAAAAAGTTGGAACTTCCTTTGAAGAAAGTTCTGGACGAATTCGATTTAGGGCTTGATACGACCGAAAAAGCGTCTCTCTTCCAAACGATCTTGCCGGGCACCGATATACCGGTTTATTTGGTGGAAAACGCCCATTACTTTTCTTCGGAAGACGTGTACGGATCACCAGACGGCGGAGAGCAAGCTATATTCTTTACCAAAGCTGTTTTAGAATCCATAAAGAAGATGGGAGAGCCGTTTGACGTCATTCATGCCAACGACTGGCAAACTGGGTTATTACCCGTTTATTTAAAAACGGTTTATTCTAACGACGCCATATTTAGTCGAACGGCTACCGTCTACACGATTCACAATTTGGGATATCAGGGAATATTCGACAGACTTTACATGGATTTTGCCAAGCTTCCGGGTTATCTTTTCAATCCAGATGGAGTTGAATTTTACGGCAAGCTGAATTTCATGAAGGGCGGAATAATATTCTCGGATATCGTGAACACGGTTAGTCCAACTTACGCACAAGAGATAAAAACTCCTGAATACGGAGAAAAACTTGAAGGAGTCCTTCAAGCAAGAAGCGATGTGCTTTACGGCGTGCTTAATGGAATAGACTATGAGGAAAACGATCCTTCCTCCGATAAGAGAATTCCATATCATTACAGTGTGGATAACATGGATGGAAAATGGAAGGACAAAGAAGAATTGCAAAAGGAAATGGGTTTGGAAGTTAAGCCAGATATTCCGGTGATAGGTCTTATAAGCAGATTAGTCGATCAAAAAGGGTTGGATTTGGTCAACGATGTGATGAGATATGTTATGAGTTGTGGTGTTCAATTTGTCTTATTGGGAACGGGAGACAAGAAATACGAAGAGTCTTTCTCAAATCTTGCAAAAGAATTCCCAGGCAAAGCCGGCGTGAAAATAGGCTTTGATATAAACCTGGCACAACGCATTTACGCCGGTTCCGATTTTTTCCTCATGCCTTCTAGGTATGAGCCTTGTGGACTGGGACAGATGTACAGTCTTAGATACGGAACAATACCGATAGTCAGATACACAGGCGGTTTGGCCGATACCGTTAACGAATTTGACGGCGAAAAGGGAAATGGTTTTGGATTCAAGCCATACGATTCCGCTTATTTGGCAAGAACCATTGTTAAAGCTTTGTATTACTACAACAGAAAAGATGATATGAAAACCCTTATACGTAACGCCATGACCACAGACCTTTCATGGGAGAGATCTGCGCAAGAGTACTTGAAACTTTACAATTTAGCTCTAAAAAATCATTGAGGTGATTTGACATGCCAGAACTTAGAAAAGATCCAATTGTTAGAAGTTGGGTCATAATATCCACGGAACGCGCAAAACGTCCACATGATTTTGCGAAGCCAAAGGAAGAAAAGGTAAGCAAGTTCGATCCTTTCGCACCGGGAAACGAATCCGTAACCCCACCAGAGATAATGGCTTTCAGGCCCGCTAACACCCAACCTGACACGCCAGGATGGTGGATAAGGGTTGTTCCAAACAAATTCCCCGCTTTAGATCCAAATTTGGATTTGAAGAAACTTGGGCACGGTATCTACGATTCCATGTCGGGTTTTGGAGCTCATGAAATAGTGATAGAAACTCCAGACAGCGAAGCCACGATAGCCACCCTTGATTACAAACAGGTTGAAGAGATAGTGTGGGCTTATCGCGAAAGGTACAACGCCCTTTTGAAAGACGAAAGGATAAAGTACGTCTTGATCTTCAAAAACTATGGAGCAGATGCTGGCGCTTCGCTCGCACACTCTCATTCTCAAATAATTGCCACTCCAACGGTTCCAAGCCGAGTTGTGAGTGAAATGGAAGGATCAAGCGAGTACTACAAATTCAGGGAAAGATGCATTTACTGCGATATCATTCAGCAAGAGAAGATGGAAAACACCAGAATCGTAGAAGAAAATGAGGATTTCATAGCTTTTGAGCCTTACGCTTCACGCGCACCATTTGAAACATGGATACTTCCCAAAACCCATCAGTACGATTTTGGAGAGATAAGCGAAGAAAACGTGAAGACATTCTCCAAAATTTTGAAAAACGTGCTTTTGCGTATGAGAATATCCCTGGACGATCCGCCATACAATTTCATGATACATACAGGCATGCCATCTGGAGAGGGAAGAAATTATTACCATTGGCATCTTGAAATAGTGCCTCGCTTGACAAAATTGGCTGGTTTTGAATGGGGTTCCGGATTTTACATAAACCCAACACCACCAGAAGAAGCTGCCAAATATTTGAGAGAAGTCGACATTTCAAAGGAATCATGAAAAAGATAAAAGTTGTAAACCTTAGAAGAACTGTCCCCATAAGCGTAACGGGGACAGTTTGTGCCTTACATTGCAAACATTGCAATGCGCATTACCTCGAACACATGATGGCTATAAACAAAACAAATATCCCACAACCAACGAAGAGTCTTCTTATAAGTGGTGGCTCGACGAAAGACGGAAGGGTGCCTGTTTTGGAAC encodes:
- a CDS encoding DUF438 domain-containing protein, with amino-acid sequence MLPYKKSTKFSEVLKDYPGAPEYLMSKNPKFKILKNAIVVQLMAPKITLGKMAKKHGMTFEELISLLEEGVKNGEIGSGEKFKKRITEANNIKEQIKGLMKALFEEGEDVEEIKEKFKEIVSKANPVIIAIAEAELTREGYSIQDLIKACDVHLELFKDQLMNSRRKIPKTHPLWRFIKDHDAMMFWFEQGLQISRELQKREGYDDAKDLVLKLNEIMKNLRASENHDVRQENTLFPVLEKYGVEEPPAIMWDEHSKMKDRRKYIEDLLKEIPNVPYDEFVDKLQGAFTYLVEVFVKHTQKEQEILYNVALDILSEKDWEDIQRESDRLGYFDLPKEVLNDE
- a CDS encoding PAS domain-containing protein, yielding MNEPDRIDTQELFEDLDTETLLYILDNIPLDITFVNKDDVVTYFNMPMGKQHAFPRVELDLGRKVQNCHPPKSVHIVQKILDDFKTKKRKSADFWIHYHDKYLYIRYFPVYDKNGDYFGVLEVVQDISEIQKIKGERMLLDEESEN
- the mobB gene encoding molybdopterin-guanine dinucleotide biosynthesis protein B; its protein translation is MKLIEFFGPSNSGKTVAITKMAEMLKKHGYSVATVKSTPHSLDYESDSKDSMKYLEAGSNLSVAIGKNGTIFHLSKSVKLFEILEHINYDFVLVEGETGFPMPKILFLKEKEGIERIDDLTIAVVGNIEDENKNLQEIKPGDYETLYNIILAQAMPPLPGDDCGHCGSDCTTMMIGIIKGEKTYKNCVKLSKKSVNVEFDGKNVPILPFISSIISDVNAGILKNLKGMKREGRVKIEFDLRD
- a CDS encoding molybdenum cofactor guanylyltransferase; its protein translation is MGISLAILTGGNSKRFGTNKCTFQLGGKTMIEMMLESVSFLFDEIIFAGTDPKIKVGKVAPDLHPNKGPVGGLESALMRAKNEYVFLLACDMPLVSSIVIKKMIDSVKDQSILCPFVDKKYQTTHAIYSKSILPIVRKELKRDKSTLTHIVLTASNVTFLDERFFHDVEKYERSFKNFNSLEELKRQLGRASLS
- a CDS encoding thiamine ABC transporter substrate-binding protein: MKRFMVVLSVVVLIVVGVFATETLTVYTYDSFISGMAKQVGPIFEKMYNCKVNFLSFGDSGSLLSCLILEKSHSRADIVIGLSQSQLPKALQADIFLPYKPTDVASIVNKSFLVDKEYRVIPFDYGALAIDYNIKSVKNPPKSFKELLEPRFAHSLIVEDPRTSSTGLDFLLWTIGVYGDKWQDYWKDLLNSIKTVTAGWDSAFEMLEKGEAPMMVSFATDEAYNYYYYKGSNIGVIIPSEGAYVMVEYAGILKRTRHLSLAHKFMDFILSKEFQSAIPLNQWMYPVTNVKLPEVYKYAPRISKDVILDPSLIQKNLSKWIEEWSMLVIK
- a CDS encoding ABC transporter permease, which gives rise to MRKKDYLEMLPTAILMVGAFLLPLALIIIYAFEFKGRLNFFSPLNLHVVKFTFYQATLSALFASVIGFPAAYLIGKTNFKFKGTFSALSSIPFVMPSVSMALGFFTFYGANGFLNEYFLWPLFHVRFEPLFSLFGIIMGNAFYNFPLVMIIVGGALASVNPIYLEAARIDGASKLKGFFYVELPIIFPAMVSAFLLAFIYCFTSFAVVLILGGARYATIEVQIYMYLRTLLDFKNAAALTVVQLSFVFSLAFVFSLLKRGFGVFSQEISSSKSKFPLWGYFYVIFMGIFVFGPIFSQAFAGFWNFQKSSFTLEWMKNLFSGQMDPYIGNSIFYAIFWTLIFAVSSSLMVMILSSISSRVIQKKKMHLLDALFTSPLAISPVTLAFGYIILEGYVYITFPVEMVAIYTVISFPIGFQIFSSAWERFPSFVDDAASIDGAGFWTKLFKIYLPILKPQMFSSFLFSFAIAMGEMGATMVLYDPRFPTISVSAYRLFSSRHIPEAQALGTLLTISTFIIFYIIEKPFLTEK
- a CDS encoding CBS domain-containing protein yields the protein MEVRDWMEKDFEKIPADALIGKAKEILRSEDANCGVVCDGDEFVGILKSDKILGVDDDKPVLDFVDKVVYVLDPQDTLDEAAVFFLEADMEKLPVLEDGKIVGVLDLFQILDAFTQMAGFGEGGIRLELELEDAPGELKKVIDILYAHSLNILSVLVHNSREVGKKIVILRVIGKNVKDLAKILEVSNISYRSIIKEEEV
- a CDS encoding glycogen synthase, which translates into the protein MKVAVVSFEVYPLAKVGGLADVAGALPKALKKKGIDVSIFMPFHKKVKDNVKKLELPLKKVLDEFDLGLDTTEKASLFQTILPGTDIPVYLVENAHYFSSEDVYGSPDGGEQAIFFTKAVLESIKKMGEPFDVIHANDWQTGLLPVYLKTVYSNDAIFSRTATVYTIHNLGYQGIFDRLYMDFAKLPGYLFNPDGVEFYGKLNFMKGGIIFSDIVNTVSPTYAQEIKTPEYGEKLEGVLQARSDVLYGVLNGIDYEENDPSSDKRIPYHYSVDNMDGKWKDKEELQKEMGLEVKPDIPVIGLISRLVDQKGLDLVNDVMRYVMSCGVQFVLLGTGDKKYEESFSNLAKEFPGKAGVKIGFDINLAQRIYAGSDFFLMPSRYEPCGLGQMYSLRYGTIPIVRYTGGLADTVNEFDGEKGNGFGFKPYDSAYLARTIVKALYYYNRKDDMKTLIRNAMTTDLSWERSAQEYLKLYNLALKNH
- the galT gene encoding galactose-1-phosphate uridylyltransferase, whose product is MPELRKDPIVRSWVIISTERAKRPHDFAKPKEEKVSKFDPFAPGNESVTPPEIMAFRPANTQPDTPGWWIRVVPNKFPALDPNLDLKKLGHGIYDSMSGFGAHEIVIETPDSEATIATLDYKQVEEIVWAYRERYNALLKDERIKYVLIFKNYGADAGASLAHSHSQIIATPTVPSRVVSEMEGSSEYYKFRERCIYCDIIQQEKMENTRIVEENEDFIAFEPYASRAPFETWILPKTHQYDFGEISEENVKTFSKILKNVLLRMRISLDDPPYNFMIHTGMPSGEGRNYYHWHLEIVPRLTKLAGFEWGSGFYINPTPPEEAAKYLREVDISKES